In Lewinellaceae bacterium, a single window of DNA contains:
- a CDS encoding cyclase family protein translates to MWITVQHHGQNYRANLSKPLDIAIPLREGLETVNCFYAPPMETAPVVAGDFVGSTARGGPLNFLNVRLNPHGNGTHTECVGHIATEPYTINQCLKKFHFPAHLLSIFPTKAGSDGRVIFREQIEQALEGAAPTEALILRTLPNDERKLRTNYSGGDPPYLHHEAIHFLVEKGVRHLLLDLPSVDREEDGGKLLAHRAFWAYPEAPRTDCTITELIFVNNSVKDGLYLLNIQIASFEIDVSPSKPVLYELEPA, encoded by the coding sequence ATGTGGATAACAGTTCAGCATCACGGGCAGAATTACCGCGCCAACCTTTCCAAACCCCTGGATATTGCCATCCCCCTGCGGGAAGGGCTGGAAACCGTCAATTGTTTCTACGCCCCGCCCATGGAAACCGCACCGGTAGTGGCCGGCGATTTCGTAGGGTCTACGGCTCGGGGGGGGCCGTTGAATTTTCTCAACGTCCGCCTCAACCCCCATGGCAACGGAACCCATACCGAATGCGTTGGGCACATCGCTACGGAGCCATACACCATCAACCAGTGCCTGAAGAAATTTCACTTCCCGGCGCACCTGCTTAGTATTTTCCCCACCAAAGCCGGCAGCGACGGCCGGGTTATCTTCCGGGAGCAGATCGAACAGGCGCTGGAGGGGGCCGCGCCCACCGAGGCGCTGATCCTCCGCACCCTGCCCAACGACGAGCGGAAACTCCGCACGAATTACTCCGGAGGCGATCCGCCTTACCTCCACCATGAGGCGATCCATTTTCTGGTGGAAAAAGGCGTGCGCCATTTGCTGCTCGACCTGCCTTCGGTCGACCGGGAAGAAGACGGCGGGAAGCTGCTGGCCCACCGGGCGTTCTGGGCCTATCCGGAAGCTCCCCGGACAGATTGCACCATAACGGAGCTGATTTTTGTAAACAATTCCGTCAAAGATGGATTATATTTGTTGAACATCCAGATCGCAAGCTTTGAGATCGATGTTAGCCCGAGCAAACCTGTACTTTATGAATTAGAACCAGCCTGA
- a CDS encoding NAD kinase: MQVVVYSKLLKDKDIPHVQNLFDALHKEGINAYVYAPYLEQIKDKVQFKRDIGVFEGYLDFSVKKFDFFITLGGDGTILGATTHIRDSNVPIMGINLGRLGFLASIEKKRIAEAIDLVKRGMYNIDERRMLFLESNLPIFGEIRFALNDCTLLKRDTSSMVTIHTFINGAYLNTYWADGIIVATPTGSTGYSLSCGGPIIFPNSGNFVITPVAPHNLNVRPIVISDDSVVSFEIEGRAENFLCTLDSRFETITAAHQLAVRKNDFPIQLLHLQDVGFMDTMRSKLAWGIDTRNH, from the coding sequence ATGCAGGTAGTCGTCTACAGCAAATTACTCAAGGATAAAGACATTCCGCATGTCCAAAACCTCTTTGACGCCCTTCACAAAGAAGGCATCAACGCTTATGTTTATGCTCCTTACCTGGAGCAGATCAAAGACAAAGTGCAGTTCAAACGCGACATCGGCGTTTTTGAAGGCTACCTGGATTTCAGCGTGAAAAAGTTCGATTTCTTTATCACCCTGGGCGGCGATGGCACCATCCTGGGGGCGACGACTCATATCCGGGACAGCAACGTGCCCATCATGGGGATCAACCTGGGGCGCCTGGGCTTTTTGGCTTCCATCGAAAAAAAGCGCATCGCGGAGGCCATCGACCTGGTGAAACGGGGGATGTACAACATCGACGAGCGGCGCATGCTGTTCCTCGAATCGAACCTTCCCATTTTCGGCGAAATCCGGTTTGCCCTCAACGACTGCACCCTGCTCAAAAGGGATACCTCCTCCATGGTTACCATCCATACCTTCATCAACGGCGCCTACCTCAATACCTACTGGGCCGATGGCATCATCGTGGCCACTCCTACCGGCTCCACCGGCTACTCGTTGAGTTGCGGAGGGCCCATTATTTTCCCCAATTCGGGCAACTTCGTCATTACGCCGGTAGCGCCACACAACCTCAACGTGCGGCCGATTGTCATCTCGGACGACTCGGTCGTTTCCTTCGAGATCGAAGGGCGGGCGGAAAACTTTTTGTGTACCCTCGATTCCCGCTTCGAAACCATCACCGCCGCGCATCAGTTGGCCGTCCGGAAAAATGATTTTCCGATCCAGCTCCTCCATTTACAGGATGTGGGCTTTATGGATACCATGCGCTCCAAACTGGCGTGGGGGATTGATACCAGGAATCATTGA
- a CDS encoding BamA/TamA family outer membrane protein, which translates to MRILFLLALFIAPCIANAQLGFAYIDSISVQGNKKTKESIILREMLVRAGDTVSLAELSALMDRSEELIMNTGMFNQAEVSFKTWEGSTNKIHLLVHVEETWYLYPVPIFELADRNFNVWWVEQGRSLQRLNFGMEFAHLNFSGSRDRLKISAKYGYTRKYALSYNLPFFNKVQTLGLSADASFLRNREINYATVGNKQEFFRDGEAFLYQRFHTNLALTYRPRIKASHNFIAGFRQNWVDDIVVEEKNPDFFLEGRSLQRYFLMAYRFTFDKRDVRPYPWKGSYFQAVLEKDGLGIFQDRNALTFWTGYRRYLPFGKRWSLGLEANAKYSFIREQQPYNDNRAMGFGSHYLHGYEYYIMDGLDMLMGRSALRFNLWEWGMDFGKVMPIKAFQRMPVRLCLSLNNDLGYANDPYTGHLNALNNRLLWGGGIGLDIVLYYDKVIQIEYSFNDLMENGLFLHLNLNI; encoded by the coding sequence ATGCGTATACTTTTTTTGTTGGCTTTGTTTATCGCTCCCTGCATCGCAAATGCGCAATTGGGTTTTGCCTACATCGACAGTATCAGCGTTCAGGGCAATAAAAAGACGAAGGAGAGCATCATACTGCGGGAAATGCTGGTCCGGGCAGGAGACACGGTCAGCCTGGCCGAGCTGTCGGCATTGATGGACCGAAGCGAGGAACTCATCATGAACACCGGCATGTTCAATCAGGCGGAGGTCAGTTTCAAAACCTGGGAGGGTTCTACCAACAAAATTCACCTCCTGGTTCATGTAGAAGAAACCTGGTATCTCTACCCTGTTCCAATCTTCGAACTGGCCGACCGCAACTTCAACGTATGGTGGGTGGAACAGGGGCGCTCCCTGCAACGCCTCAACTTTGGCATGGAGTTCGCCCACCTCAACTTCTCCGGCAGCCGGGACCGCCTGAAAATATCAGCAAAGTATGGATATACCCGCAAGTACGCCCTCAGTTACAACCTGCCCTTTTTCAATAAAGTACAGACGCTGGGCTTGTCGGCGGATGCATCCTTCCTGCGCAACCGGGAGATCAACTACGCTACCGTTGGCAATAAGCAGGAGTTCTTCCGCGACGGAGAAGCCTTTCTTTACCAGCGCTTCCACACCAACCTGGCCCTGACTTACCGGCCCCGCATAAAAGCTTCTCACAATTTTATCGCCGGTTTTCGGCAGAACTGGGTGGACGACATCGTCGTGGAAGAAAAGAACCCCGACTTTTTTCTGGAAGGCCGCAGTTTGCAGCGCTATTTCCTGATGGCCTACCGGTTTACTTTCGATAAGCGCGACGTGAGGCCTTACCCCTGGAAAGGCTCCTACTTTCAGGCTGTCCTGGAAAAGGATGGCCTCGGCATTTTCCAGGACCGGAACGCATTGACCTTTTGGACGGGCTACCGCCGGTATTTGCCTTTCGGCAAACGGTGGAGCCTGGGGCTGGAAGCCAACGCGAAGTACTCCTTCATCCGGGAACAGCAACCTTATAATGACAACAGGGCTATGGGCTTCGGCAGCCATTACCTGCACGGATATGAATACTACATTATGGATGGGCTGGACATGCTGATGGGCCGTTCGGCTCTTCGGTTCAACTTGTGGGAATGGGGGATGGATTTTGGCAAGGTTATGCCCATCAAAGCTTTCCAGAGAATGCCCGTGCGGTTGTGCCTCTCTTTGAACAATGACCTGGGCTACGCCAACGACCCCTACACCGGCCACCTCAATGCTCTTAACAACCGGCTGCTCTGGGGCGGCGGAATCGGCCTGGATATCGTGCTCTACTACGATAAAGTCATACAAATCGAGTACAGCTTCAATGATTTAATGGAAAATGGCTTATTTTTACACCTCAACCTGAATATTTAA
- a CDS encoding CBS domain-containing protein produces MIAETLISDEIIPLRTSDTGEEALSMMNDFYVRHLPIVNNKQLLGLLSEDDILNYDASEAVGSYSLSMVRPFANRKDHIYELLRLVAEYHLTLIPLVDEEENYIGVVTLEAILMYFAQTASFSEPGSILVLEMSKRDYSLAEIARIVESENAAVLSSFITTNLESNRVDITIKINRQNIQSIIATLERFDYEIKASFNEAEYVGSLQERYDALMSYLNI; encoded by the coding sequence ATGATTGCTGAAACATTGATCTCCGATGAAATTATTCCACTGCGGACCTCCGACACAGGCGAGGAGGCGCTCAGTATGATGAATGACTTCTACGTGCGCCACCTGCCGATAGTTAACAACAAGCAGCTCCTGGGGCTTCTCTCTGAGGACGACATTCTCAACTACGACGCCAGCGAGGCGGTCGGTTCCTACAGCCTGTCCATGGTGCGCCCCTTTGCCAACCGGAAAGACCACATCTACGAGTTGCTTCGCCTTGTGGCGGAATACCACCTTACCCTCATCCCGCTGGTTGATGAAGAAGAAAACTACATAGGGGTGGTGACCCTGGAAGCCATTCTTATGTATTTTGCCCAAACGGCTTCTTTCTCCGAACCCGGAAGCATACTGGTGCTGGAAATGAGCAAGCGGGATTATTCCCTGGCGGAGATCGCCCGCATCGTGGAGTCCGAAAATGCAGCCGTCCTGAGTTCCTTTATCACCACCAACCTGGAATCTAACCGGGTAGACATCACCATCAAGATCAATCGTCAGAATATTCAATCCATCATTGCTACTTTAGAACGCTTTGATTATGAAATAAAGGCTTCCTTCAACGAAGCCGAGTACGTTGGCTCGCTTCAGGAGCGCTACGATGCCCTCATGTCTTATCTCAATATTTAA